In Eublepharis macularius isolate TG4126 chromosome 4, MPM_Emac_v1.0, whole genome shotgun sequence, the following are encoded in one genomic region:
- the PIK3R6 gene encoding phosphoinositide 3-kinase regulatory subunit 6 isoform X1 — protein MDKPTASCSSFPPTVENPEVESDFLRSVHALLRELDGHHPAFQSERGMLRWTLHKKIDRNPSNGVLLVKILVKELERAERCGYRQYIIPLLHTLMYTLVKAPGIPDDLYERVYDFCKKLLTLPKPYCTIGLHYARQLKLERTIPGILYQRMVSAEQSLKNDSFPYQEKVFMFADPYLLSDAVCRAVVTEIKAARTSQCIRSCMIYVVEHVLREGLKDHCDFRTLQAILQEKPLDMIEHCFQQVVAAIEHAGRDMSAECNQYVEELEKIYSALLSTSSSKKDEEEATAERSPGIPLPNPNISFHLWTDEDQLWKELVLFIRPQSQSGEEDSLSQELDSFEIQDFDCCEQARFSVLSTDSGIERDLPMPGDEVPEAEPRLQRKGGIKKRASTLDCLSLLQTGSNGQGTKPAGKLHRKCGGSIMEPIAQMKRLHTARVLVLGDDRVLARLVQAYYSLRKRESRRAYLTPRLKVQFYYVPVMEEQPSSCPMEEYALPDMTQPCELSAYLGRVDPWYESNINTLCHMIPKLATMPSSPSKNSVSDLFIIDVIAYYVRLGLQPIFFQVYAVKLFFKNAVLEPAEDIFLIQLHVTLEEFDPTRDNLLMKKKTGVEVPGADVTLMYKKVLLSNREKEETVSLRSTGLVMKAIPSDETEDLVCLNVNIAEVLKTSNLSGRSYSLVTNKIRTRNINMQSTEQRSFAVCLDKDSRRVYRNVIGIEVSPCLEPSYCLQKTRDRRTSLPGDEDVGLAKYLPKSLLLPINTFAGIIQ, from the exons GCAGAAAGATGTGGCTATCGACAATATATCATCCCCTTGCTTCATACGCTGATGTACACACTGGTGAAG GCACCTGGTATTCCTGATGATTTGTATGAGAGGGTATATGATTTCTGCAAGAAGTTACTTACCCTGCCCAAACCTTACTGCACCATTGGACTGCACTATGCTCGGCAGTTAAAACTGGAAAGGACAATACCAG GAATATTATATCAAAGAATGGTCTCTGCAGAGCAAAGTCTCAAGAATGATTCGTTCCCTTACCAGGAAAA GGTTTTCATGTTTGCAGATCCGTATTTGCTCTCTGACGCTGTATGCAGGGCAGTTGTCACCGAAATCAAGGCTGCTCGGACATCCCAGTGCATCAGGTCCTGCATGATCTATGTGGTAGAACATGTCCTCCGAGAAGGGCTAAAGGACCACTGTGATTTTAGGACTTTGCAAGCAATTCTTCAG GAAAAGCCCCTAGATATGATTGAACACTGTTTCCAGCAGGTTGTGGCAGCCATTGAACATGCAGGAAGAGACATGAGTGCAGAATGCAATCAGTATGTTGAGGAACTAGAGAAAATCTATAGCGCATTATTAAGCACTTCAAGTTCAAAGAAGG ATGAAGAGGAGGCTACAGCAGAACGAAGCCCTGGCATCCCTTTGCCCAATCCCAACATCAGCTTCCACTTGTGGACAGATGAAGACCAGCTCT GGAAAGAGCTAGTGCTGTTCATCCGTCCACAGAGTCAGTCCGGTGAGGAGGACTCTTTGAGTCAAGAACTGGATAGCTTTGAGATTCAAGACTTTGACTGCTGTGAGCAGGCACGCTTCTCTGTGCTGTCCACCGACAGTGGTATTGAGCGGGACCTCCCTATGCCAGGTGATGAAGTTCCTGAAGCTGAGCCCCGTCTCCAGAGGAAGGGGGGCATAAAGAAGAGGGCTTCTACTCTAGACTGCTTATCACTCCTGCAGACTGGCTCCAATGGGCAAGGCACAAAGCCTGCTGGGAAACTGCACCGGAAGTGTGGTGGGAGTATCATGGAACCCATCGCTCAAATGAAACGGCTGCACACGGCTCGAGTCTTGGTGCTAGGGGATGACAGAGTTTTGGCACGCCTTGTCCAGGCCTATTACTCATTAAG GAAGCGGGAGAGCAGACGTGCATACCTTACACCCAGGCTAAAAGTgcagttttattatgtgcctgtGATGGAAGAACAGCCTAGCTCTTGCCCCATGGAg GAATATGCTCTGCCTGATATGACACAGCCTTGTGAGTTGTCTGCTTACCTTGGAAGAGTCGATCCATGGTACGAGAGCAATATCAACACCCTGTGTCACATGATTCCGAAGCTGGCCACCATG CCCTCTTCTCCAAGCAAAAATTCAGTCTCAGATCTGTTCATCATTGACGTGATAGCATACTACGTCCGTCTGGGTTTGCAACCAATCTTCTTCCAAGTCTATGCAGTGAAG CTTTTCTTCAAGAATGCAGTTTTGGAACCAGCTGAGGACATCTTCCTCATTCAACTGCATGTAACCCTGGAAGAATTCGACCCCACCAGAG ACAATCTCCTGATGAAGAAGAAAACAGGTGTAGAGGTTCCTGGAGCTGATGTTACACTTATGTATAAAAAG GTTTTGCTGAGTAACCGTGAGAAAGAGGAGACAGTTTCTTTGCGATCCACTGGCTTGGTTATGAAAGCCATTCCCTCAGATGAGACTGAAG ATCTGGTGTGCTTGAATGTCAATATTGCTGAAGTTCTAAAGACCTCCAACCTCTCAGGACGGTCATATTCA TTAGTTACAAACAAGATCCGAACACGCAACATCAACATGCAAAGTACAGAACAAAGGTCCTTCGCTGTGTGCCTGGACAAAGACTCCAGAAGAGTCTACAGGAATGTGATTGG CATTGAAGTTTCCCCATGTTTGGAACCTAGTTACTGCTTGCAAAAGACAAGAGACAGGCGGACCAGCTTGCCAGGAGATGAAGACGTGGGACTGGCCAAATACTTACCCAAGTCTTTGTTACTACCCATTAATACTTTTGCAGGCATAATTCAATGA
- the PIK3R6 gene encoding phosphoinositide 3-kinase regulatory subunit 6 isoform X2 has protein sequence MYTLVKAPGIPDDLYERVYDFCKKLLTLPKPYCTIGLHYARQLKLERTIPGILYQRMVSAEQSLKNDSFPYQEKVFMFADPYLLSDAVCRAVVTEIKAARTSQCIRSCMIYVVEHVLREGLKDHCDFRTLQAILQEKPLDMIEHCFQQVVAAIEHAGRDMSAECNQYVEELEKIYSALLSTSSSKKDEEEATAERSPGIPLPNPNISFHLWTDEDQLWKELVLFIRPQSQSGEEDSLSQELDSFEIQDFDCCEQARFSVLSTDSGIERDLPMPGDEVPEAEPRLQRKGGIKKRASTLDCLSLLQTGSNGQGTKPAGKLHRKCGGSIMEPIAQMKRLHTARVLVLGDDRVLARLVQAYYSLRKRESRRAYLTPRLKVQFYYVPVMEEQPSSCPMEEYALPDMTQPCELSAYLGRVDPWYESNINTLCHMIPKLATMPSSPSKNSVSDLFIIDVIAYYVRLGLQPIFFQVYAVKLFFKNAVLEPAEDIFLIQLHVTLEEFDPTRDNLLMKKKTGVEVPGADVTLMYKKVLLSNREKEETVSLRSTGLVMKAIPSDETEDLVCLNVNIAEVLKTSNLSGRSYSLVTNKIRTRNINMQSTEQRSFAVCLDKDSRRVYRNVIGIEVSPCLEPSYCLQKTRDRRTSLPGDEDVGLAKYLPKSLLLPINTFAGIIQ, from the exons ATGTACACACTGGTGAAG GCACCTGGTATTCCTGATGATTTGTATGAGAGGGTATATGATTTCTGCAAGAAGTTACTTACCCTGCCCAAACCTTACTGCACCATTGGACTGCACTATGCTCGGCAGTTAAAACTGGAAAGGACAATACCAG GAATATTATATCAAAGAATGGTCTCTGCAGAGCAAAGTCTCAAGAATGATTCGTTCCCTTACCAGGAAAA GGTTTTCATGTTTGCAGATCCGTATTTGCTCTCTGACGCTGTATGCAGGGCAGTTGTCACCGAAATCAAGGCTGCTCGGACATCCCAGTGCATCAGGTCCTGCATGATCTATGTGGTAGAACATGTCCTCCGAGAAGGGCTAAAGGACCACTGTGATTTTAGGACTTTGCAAGCAATTCTTCAG GAAAAGCCCCTAGATATGATTGAACACTGTTTCCAGCAGGTTGTGGCAGCCATTGAACATGCAGGAAGAGACATGAGTGCAGAATGCAATCAGTATGTTGAGGAACTAGAGAAAATCTATAGCGCATTATTAAGCACTTCAAGTTCAAAGAAGG ATGAAGAGGAGGCTACAGCAGAACGAAGCCCTGGCATCCCTTTGCCCAATCCCAACATCAGCTTCCACTTGTGGACAGATGAAGACCAGCTCT GGAAAGAGCTAGTGCTGTTCATCCGTCCACAGAGTCAGTCCGGTGAGGAGGACTCTTTGAGTCAAGAACTGGATAGCTTTGAGATTCAAGACTTTGACTGCTGTGAGCAGGCACGCTTCTCTGTGCTGTCCACCGACAGTGGTATTGAGCGGGACCTCCCTATGCCAGGTGATGAAGTTCCTGAAGCTGAGCCCCGTCTCCAGAGGAAGGGGGGCATAAAGAAGAGGGCTTCTACTCTAGACTGCTTATCACTCCTGCAGACTGGCTCCAATGGGCAAGGCACAAAGCCTGCTGGGAAACTGCACCGGAAGTGTGGTGGGAGTATCATGGAACCCATCGCTCAAATGAAACGGCTGCACACGGCTCGAGTCTTGGTGCTAGGGGATGACAGAGTTTTGGCACGCCTTGTCCAGGCCTATTACTCATTAAG GAAGCGGGAGAGCAGACGTGCATACCTTACACCCAGGCTAAAAGTgcagttttattatgtgcctgtGATGGAAGAACAGCCTAGCTCTTGCCCCATGGAg GAATATGCTCTGCCTGATATGACACAGCCTTGTGAGTTGTCTGCTTACCTTGGAAGAGTCGATCCATGGTACGAGAGCAATATCAACACCCTGTGTCACATGATTCCGAAGCTGGCCACCATG CCCTCTTCTCCAAGCAAAAATTCAGTCTCAGATCTGTTCATCATTGACGTGATAGCATACTACGTCCGTCTGGGTTTGCAACCAATCTTCTTCCAAGTCTATGCAGTGAAG CTTTTCTTCAAGAATGCAGTTTTGGAACCAGCTGAGGACATCTTCCTCATTCAACTGCATGTAACCCTGGAAGAATTCGACCCCACCAGAG ACAATCTCCTGATGAAGAAGAAAACAGGTGTAGAGGTTCCTGGAGCTGATGTTACACTTATGTATAAAAAG GTTTTGCTGAGTAACCGTGAGAAAGAGGAGACAGTTTCTTTGCGATCCACTGGCTTGGTTATGAAAGCCATTCCCTCAGATGAGACTGAAG ATCTGGTGTGCTTGAATGTCAATATTGCTGAAGTTCTAAAGACCTCCAACCTCTCAGGACGGTCATATTCA TTAGTTACAAACAAGATCCGAACACGCAACATCAACATGCAAAGTACAGAACAAAGGTCCTTCGCTGTGTGCCTGGACAAAGACTCCAGAAGAGTCTACAGGAATGTGATTGG CATTGAAGTTTCCCCATGTTTGGAACCTAGTTACTGCTTGCAAAAGACAAGAGACAGGCGGACCAGCTTGCCAGGAGATGAAGACGTGGGACTGGCCAAATACTTACCCAAGTCTTTGTTACTACCCATTAATACTTTTGCAGGCATAATTCAATGA